From one Lemur catta isolate mLemCat1 chromosome 5, mLemCat1.pri, whole genome shotgun sequence genomic stretch:
- the NPY5R gene encoding neuropeptide Y receptor type 5 — protein MDLELKEYYNKTLSADNDTAATRNSDFPVWDDYKSSVDDLQYFLIGLYTFVSLLGFMGNLLILMALMKKRNQKTTVNFLIGNLAFSDILVVLFCSPFTLTSVLLDQWMFGKVMCHVMPFLQCVSVLVSTLILISIAIVRYHMIKHPISNNLTANHGYFLIATVWTLGFAICSPLPVFHSLVELQETFGSALLSSRYLCVESWPSDSYRIAFTISLLLVQYILPLVCLTVSHTSVCRSVSCGLSNKENRLEENEMINLTLHPSKKGGPQVNLSSSHKWTYSFIRKHRRRYSKKTACVLPAPARPAQENLSRTLPENFGSGRSQLSSSSKFIPGVPICFEMKPEENSDAREMRVKRSVTRIKKRSRSVFYRLTILILVFAVSWMPLHLFHVVTDFNDNLISNRHFKLVYCICHLLGMTSCCLNPILYGFLNNGIKADLMSLIHCIHMS, from the coding sequence AACAAGACACTTTCTGCAGATAATGATACTGCTGCCACTCGGAATTCTGATTTTCCAGTCTGGGATGACTATAAAAGCAGTGTAGATGACTTACAGTATTTTCTGATTGGACTCTATACATTTGTAAGTCTTCTTGGTTTTATGGGGAATCTACTTATTTTAATGGCTCTCATGAAAAAGCGTAATCAGAAGACTACAGTAAACTTCCTCATAGGAAATCTGGCCTTTTCTGATATCTTGGTTGTGCTGTTTTGCTCACCTTTCACATTGACCTCTGTCTTGCTGGATCAGTGGATGTTTGGCAAAGTCATGTGCCATGTTATGCCTTTCCTTCAATGTGTGTCAGTTTTGGTTTCcactttaattttaatatcaaTTGCCATTGTCAGGTATCATATGATAAAACATCCTATATCTAATAATTTAACAGCAAACCATGGCTACTTTCTGATAGCTACTGTCTGGACACTAGGTTTTGCAATTTGTTCTCCCCTTCCGGTGTTTCACAGTCTTGTGGAACTTCAGGAAACATTTGGCTCAGCGTTGCTGAGCAGCAGgtatttatgtgttgaatcatGGCCATCTGATTCATACAGAATTGCCTTTACTATCTCTTTATTGCTGGTTCAGTATATTTTGCCCTTAGTTTGTCTAACTGTAAGTCACACCAGTGTCTGCAGGAGTGTAAGCTGTGGATTGTCCAACAAAGAAAACAGACTTGAAGAAAATGAGATGATCAACTTAACTCTCCATCCATCCAAAAAAGGTGGACCTCAGGTGAATCTCTCCAGCAGCCATAAATGgacttattcattcatcagaaAGCACAGAAGAAgatacagcaagaagacagcATGTGTATTACCTGCTCCAGCAAGACCTGCTCAAGAAAACCTTTCTAGAACACTTCCAGAAAACTTTGGGTCTGGGAGAAGTCAACTCTCTTCATCCAGTAAGTTCATACCAGGGGTCCCCATTTGCTTTGAGATGAAACCTGAAGAAAACTCAGATGCTCGTGAAATGAGAGTAAAACGTTCTGttacaagaataaaaaagagatcTCGAAGTGTTTTCTACAGACTGACCATATTGATATTAGTGTTTGCTGTTAGTTGGATGCCACTACACCTTTTCCATGTGGTAACTGACTTTAATGATAACCTTATTTCAAACAGGCACTTCAAGTTGGTGTATTGCATTTGTCATTTGTTAGGCATGACGTCCTGTTGTCTTAATCCAATTCTCTATGGATTTCTTAATAATGGAATTAAAGCTGATTTAATGTCCCTTATACACTGTATTCATATGTCATAG